The proteins below come from a single Tsuneonella deserti genomic window:
- a CDS encoding CHASE domain-containing protein: MASYPRAAPIAIFLLIAAITALSVFAIERGERRREEARLNESVQAIASALERRGNTSSAYLRAGAALFGTMQVVPPSLFRRFVSELRLDSDYRGAEGIGWAQAISPDQIAQFERQMKLEVPGSKPVRPLPDGARTRLTPVTYLLPDTARNRRALGYDMYSEPTRRAAMDEAVRTSRPTASGPVVLAQEGGQSYPGFLIYMPVFDQVTDARRLKGFLYSPFNAGDFLASVLQLEARRDTGIRLYDGPSRPRRLLAEIPPTERTGRTAQREVMIANRPMVLEVESSRGGSLSMLSMLTLLFGLLVASLLMVVARLLTQQAIEDQASLEWLQEQNSIRDTLTRELNHRVKNTLANVLSIVSLTRRRATNLDEFAEGLDGRIRALSATHDLLTQSDWGTTAIRSVVEAELAPYARAEGSLELGGPPVELAPNDALSLGLAIHELATNAAKYGALSVPEGRVRVTWALDREDLASVRWVETGGPPVAAERPRGFGTDLIEKIVAHELRHPVDLQFLPGGVSCTLLVPVRLRSEFEIRTRQRATLTK, encoded by the coding sequence TTGGCCTCGTATCCGCGGGCCGCGCCCATCGCGATATTCCTCCTGATCGCCGCGATCACAGCACTCAGCGTCTTTGCCATCGAACGCGGCGAGCGCCGGCGCGAGGAAGCGCGGCTGAACGAAAGCGTCCAGGCGATCGCTTCGGCACTCGAGCGTCGAGGCAACACATCGTCGGCCTACCTTCGGGCCGGAGCCGCCCTGTTCGGGACGATGCAGGTCGTTCCTCCCTCGCTGTTTCGCCGCTTCGTCAGCGAATTGCGGCTTGATAGCGATTACCGGGGGGCGGAGGGCATCGGCTGGGCCCAGGCGATCTCGCCGGACCAGATTGCCCAATTCGAACGGCAGATGAAACTGGAGGTCCCGGGGAGCAAGCCGGTCAGGCCGCTGCCCGATGGTGCGCGCACCAGGCTGACGCCGGTGACGTATCTCTTGCCCGACACGGCCCGCAACCGGCGCGCACTCGGCTATGACATGTATTCCGAGCCTACCCGCAGGGCAGCGATGGATGAGGCCGTGCGAACTTCGCGTCCCACGGCCAGCGGTCCGGTCGTGCTCGCACAGGAGGGAGGACAGTCGTACCCGGGTTTCCTGATTTATATGCCGGTGTTCGACCAGGTGACGGACGCGCGCCGGCTCAAGGGCTTCCTGTACAGTCCCTTCAACGCGGGCGATTTCCTCGCCTCGGTACTCCAGCTTGAGGCGCGGCGTGATACGGGGATCCGGCTTTACGACGGTCCCAGCCGGCCCCGCCGCCTCCTGGCAGAGATTCCGCCGACGGAAAGAACCGGTCGCACCGCTCAAAGGGAGGTGATGATCGCCAACCGTCCGATGGTTCTTGAAGTCGAGTCGAGCCGAGGGGGCTCGCTCTCGATGCTGTCGATGCTCACCTTGCTGTTCGGTCTTCTCGTCGCGAGCCTGCTGATGGTGGTGGCGCGGTTGCTCACCCAGCAAGCGATCGAGGACCAGGCCTCCCTGGAATGGCTGCAGGAGCAGAACTCCATTCGTGACACGCTGACTCGCGAGCTCAATCACCGCGTCAAGAACACGCTCGCGAATGTCCTGTCGATCGTCAGTCTGACCAGGCGAAGGGCCACCAACCTGGACGAGTTCGCCGAAGGTCTCGACGGTCGCATCCGCGCTCTATCGGCAACGCATGACCTCCTCACCCAGTCTGATTGGGGCACCACTGCCATCCGCTCGGTGGTCGAGGCGGAACTGGCGCCCTACGCCCGTGCCGAAGGGTCGCTGGAACTCGGCGGCCCTCCGGTCGAGCTTGCGCCTAACGATGCATTGTCGCTCGGGCTGGCTATCCATGAACTGGCGACCAATGCAGCCAAGTACGGAGCCCTCTCCGTCCCCGAAGGAAGGGTTCGCGTGACTTGGGCGCTCGACCGGGAGGATCTGGCGAGCGTTCGCTGGGTGGAAACCGGCGGTCCGCCGGTCGCGGCCGAGCGGCCTCGCGGATTCGGCACCGACCTGATCGAGAAAATCGTGGCTCACGAACTGCGGCACCCGGTCGACCTGCAGTTTCTTCCCGGCGGTGTGTCCTGCACCCTGCTGGTTCCGGTCCGGCTACGCAGCGAATTCGAAATCCGCACGCGCCAGCGCGCGACCCTCACAAAGTAG
- a CDS encoding NepR family anti-sigma factor, with amino-acid sequence MAFAVCLRLGWGTDFLAGTEKDLEQRDAKGERAQDGKDKASPLKRKADTPGWTSGLRQIYDSVLDESLPPEIQDLLSKLDRDS; translated from the coding sequence TTGGCGTTCGCCGTTTGCCTGCGTTTAGGGTGGGGGACGGATTTTTTGGCCGGGACGGAAAAAGACTTGGAACAGCGAGATGCGAAGGGCGAACGCGCCCAGGACGGCAAGGACAAGGCATCGCCTCTCAAGCGAAAGGCCGACACTCCCGGCTGGACCTCCGGGCTGCGCCAAATCTACGATTCGGTATTGGACGAATCCCTTCCGCCCGAAATCCAGGACCTTCTTTCCAAGCTGGACCGCGACAGCTGA
- a CDS encoding sigma-70 family RNA polymerase sigma factor, whose product MSQEPRTASEKADFKRELTGVVPHLRAFARGLCGRPDMADDLVQETLLKAWAAQDRFEPGTSMRAWTFVILRNAYLTDMRRNRFRGDYDEGVAERILTAPAGQEEPIHLSDMRRALLTLPPERREALLLVGAGGFSYEEAATICGCAVGTIKSRVGRARATLTAMLDEGDIPQRAIDDVNAHRALLEELDKVAGGDGVSEPTR is encoded by the coding sequence ATGTCGCAAGAGCCACGGACGGCCTCGGAAAAGGCCGACTTCAAGCGCGAACTGACCGGAGTTGTGCCGCACCTGCGCGCGTTCGCACGCGGCCTGTGCGGCCGCCCCGACATGGCGGACGACCTGGTGCAGGAAACCCTGCTCAAGGCCTGGGCGGCGCAGGACCGGTTCGAACCGGGCACCAGCATGCGCGCGTGGACCTTCGTGATCCTGCGCAACGCCTATCTCACCGATATGCGGCGAAACCGGTTTCGCGGGGACTACGATGAAGGCGTGGCAGAGCGTATCCTGACCGCGCCTGCGGGACAGGAAGAACCCATCCACCTGTCCGACATGCGGCGCGCTCTCCTCACCCTTCCGCCCGAGCGGCGCGAGGCGCTGCTGCTGGTCGGTGCCGGCGGGTTTTCGTACGAGGAAGCAGCCACCATCTGCGGATGCGCGGTGGGTACCATCAAGAGCCGGGTGGGGCGCGCCAGGGCAACCCTCACCGCCATGCTGGACGAAGGCGACATCCCGCAGCGCGCGATCGACGATGTAAACGCGCACCGCGCGTTGCTTGAAGAGCTCGACAAGGTTGCCGGCGGCGACGGCGTCAGCGAACCGACGCGCTGA
- a CDS encoding AI-2E family transporter produces the protein MTEAPTAGTEEPRLVAKPRGRTARMTFAAQELRLISALVVILGLGLFLALPFVLSIGSVVFLPLVTALILTIVLSPLADKLAGWGLPNVLASLIALLVLLAALVLAGLLILQPAIVLFETLPAIVDQIGQRFTELRDQFAWVTAASKRLSELTGHSGNEVVVASPSVLEQFAYATPSVILETLLTFLMTFFMVEARVRMRRRLLLERTDLGASLKAARVIRDVQDRVAAYILTVTWINAGVGIIVGLAAWAFGLDAPVMWGGLAAILNFLPYIGPLIMTAILALYGVGTAETAFVGIIPAAAYLSLHAVESNAITPSILGARFTMNPVLILIALSYFSWIWGVFGALLSVPILLTLTAFFDHVGRPNLIGFIFGEPLFPEQPIESAEEAEPPLPAVVR, from the coding sequence ATGACAGAGGCGCCAACCGCCGGGACCGAGGAGCCGCGGCTGGTTGCGAAGCCGCGCGGGCGGACCGCGCGCATGACCTTCGCAGCGCAGGAACTGCGGCTTATTTCCGCGCTGGTGGTAATCCTCGGCCTTGGCCTTTTCCTCGCACTGCCTTTCGTGCTGTCGATCGGGTCGGTGGTGTTCCTGCCGCTGGTGACGGCGCTGATCCTCACCATCGTGCTCTCGCCGCTGGCCGACAAACTGGCGGGCTGGGGCCTGCCAAATGTGCTGGCCTCGCTGATCGCCCTGCTCGTGTTGCTGGCGGCGCTGGTGCTGGCGGGACTGCTGATCCTGCAGCCCGCGATAGTCCTGTTCGAGACTTTGCCCGCCATCGTCGACCAGATCGGCCAGCGTTTCACCGAACTTCGTGACCAGTTCGCCTGGGTCACCGCCGCGAGCAAGCGCCTGTCCGAGCTGACTGGCCACTCGGGTAACGAAGTGGTGGTCGCCAGCCCCTCGGTGCTCGAGCAGTTCGCTTATGCGACTCCCAGCGTCATACTGGAGACGCTGCTCACCTTCCTCATGACCTTCTTCATGGTCGAGGCCCGCGTCAGGATGCGGCGGCGGCTGCTGCTGGAAAGAACGGACCTTGGGGCGAGCCTTAAAGCGGCGCGGGTAATCAGGGATGTGCAGGACCGCGTCGCCGCCTACATCCTCACCGTCACCTGGATCAACGCTGGCGTGGGGATCATCGTCGGCCTTGCGGCGTGGGCGTTCGGCCTGGACGCGCCGGTCATGTGGGGTGGCCTGGCCGCGATCCTCAATTTCCTGCCCTATATCGGACCCCTGATAATGACGGCGATCCTGGCTCTCTACGGGGTCGGGACGGCGGAAACGGCATTCGTCGGGATCATCCCGGCCGCGGCGTACCTGAGTCTGCACGCAGTGGAATCGAACGCCATCACGCCGTCGATCCTGGGGGCCCGGTTCACAATGAACCCGGTCCTGATCCTGATCGCGCTGTCCTATTTCTCGTGGATCTGGGGAGTCTTCGGAGCGCTGCTGTCGGTGCCGATCCTGCTGACCCTGACGGCGTTTTTCGACCATGTCGGCCGGCCGAATCTGATCGGGTTCATCTTCGGCGAGCCACTGTTTCCTGAACAGCCGATCGAAAGCGCGGAAGAGGCGGAGCCGCCGCTGCCGGCCGTCGTGCGATAG
- a CDS encoding superoxide dismutase — MAFEVTPLPYEPSALDPAISAETLSFHHGKHHKAYVDKTNAAVAGTDLENGPLEDVIRSARGSNQGLFNNSAQSWNHGFYWNSLCPSSGTPSEELQSMINDSFGSSEALATQLKERGVGHFSNGWVWLVERGGKLEIAETHDGDTMADQDCNPLLVIDLWEHAYYLDHQNLRPRYLDAVVDGKLNWAFAAENLVRGSTWKYPS; from the coding sequence ATGGCCTTCGAAGTCACTCCGCTACCCTATGAACCGTCCGCGCTCGATCCGGCCATCAGTGCCGAGACGCTGAGCTTCCACCACGGCAAGCATCACAAGGCATACGTGGACAAGACGAACGCAGCCGTCGCCGGCACTGACCTCGAGAACGGTCCCCTGGAAGACGTCATCAGGAGCGCACGTGGCAGCAACCAGGGCCTGTTCAACAATTCGGCCCAGAGCTGGAACCACGGCTTCTACTGGAATTCGCTGTGTCCTTCCTCGGGCACTCCGTCCGAAGAGCTGCAGAGCATGATCAACGATTCCTTCGGCTCATCCGAAGCGCTCGCCACGCAGTTGAAGGAACGCGGCGTGGGCCACTTCTCCAACGGCTGGGTGTGGCTGGTCGAGCGGGGCGGCAAGCTGGAGATTGCCGAGACTCACGATGGCGACACGATGGCGGATCAGGACTGCAATCCCCTGCTGGTGATCGACCTGTGGGAGCACGCCTACTACCTCGATCACCAGAACCTGCGACCGCGCTATCTCGATGCGGTTGTCGACGGCAAGCTCAACTGGGCGTTTGCGGCCGAGAACCTCGTTCGCGGAAGCACCTGGAAGTACCCGAGCTGA
- a CDS encoding dicarboxylate/amino acid:cation symporter, whose protein sequence is MRETAETPAPSGGRQLVTVRIPAGWTLAGLLAGLTAGLLVAQTGASDTVLAVAAPVGTLWLRALQVTIVPLVAGLLVLGISQMAIAARAGAAARRMLFWVILVLFLSGIVAALLTPVLLDLFPPPAKAAAVLSANGAPQDVPELGAFIQSLVAPNIVAAAAETAMLPLTLFFAAFALAAVRLPGEQRELLIGVFRALANAMLLIIGWVLWIAPLGVFALAMGVGAASGGAAFATLGHYILIVVAVGTTLMIGGYLLAWLVGGISPLRFGRALLPAQAVALSTQSSLASLPAMLVSARRMGLREETAEFVLPLAVAIFRATSPAMNMAVAIYVAHLAGVTLSPAALMAGVAVAFVISVGSVSLPGTISFVISIGPIALAMGVPIEPLALLVAVEMMPDIMRTIGNVTMDTALAAAVDRVREGKTQP, encoded by the coding sequence ATGAGAGAAACAGCGGAAACACCGGCACCGTCCGGCGGGCGGCAGCTGGTCACAGTACGCATCCCCGCAGGATGGACGCTGGCCGGCCTCCTTGCAGGCCTTACCGCTGGCCTGCTAGTGGCTCAGACCGGGGCGTCTGACACCGTACTGGCTGTCGCCGCGCCGGTCGGCACGCTGTGGCTGCGGGCCCTGCAGGTGACGATCGTACCGTTGGTAGCAGGCCTGCTCGTCCTCGGCATTTCACAAATGGCCATCGCGGCGAGGGCGGGCGCCGCCGCGCGCCGGATGCTGTTCTGGGTCATACTGGTGCTGTTCCTGTCGGGCATCGTCGCCGCGTTGCTGACGCCGGTGCTCCTCGACCTGTTTCCTCCTCCGGCCAAGGCCGCGGCGGTTCTTTCGGCGAACGGGGCGCCTCAGGACGTGCCGGAACTCGGCGCATTCATCCAGTCACTCGTCGCGCCGAACATCGTCGCTGCAGCGGCCGAGACCGCGATGCTGCCGCTGACATTGTTCTTCGCGGCTTTCGCCCTGGCAGCGGTACGGCTTCCGGGCGAGCAGCGTGAACTGCTGATCGGAGTTTTCCGTGCGCTTGCCAACGCAATGCTGCTGATCATCGGCTGGGTCCTGTGGATCGCCCCGCTTGGCGTGTTCGCGTTGGCGATGGGCGTGGGCGCGGCAAGCGGCGGGGCAGCCTTCGCGACTTTGGGGCACTACATCCTCATCGTGGTGGCGGTGGGCACGACGCTGATGATCGGCGGATACCTGCTCGCCTGGCTGGTGGGTGGCATTTCCCCGCTGCGTTTCGGCCGCGCGCTCCTGCCGGCCCAGGCAGTGGCGCTGTCGACCCAAAGCTCGCTCGCCAGTCTGCCAGCCATGCTCGTGAGTGCCCGGAGGATGGGCCTGCGCGAGGAGACGGCCGAATTCGTCCTCCCGCTGGCGGTGGCGATCTTCCGCGCGACGAGCCCCGCGATGAACATGGCGGTCGCCATTTACGTCGCTCACCTGGCGGGCGTCACCCTTTCACCGGCGGCGCTGATGGCGGGAGTCGCGGTGGCGTTCGTCATATCGGTCGGCTCGGTGAGCCTGCCGGGCACGATCAGTTTCGTGATCTCGATCGGGCCGATCGCGCTGGCGATGGGCGTGCCGATCGAACCGCTCGCTCTCCTGGTGGCGGTCGAGATGATGCCGGACATCATGCGAACGATTGGCAACGTCACGATGGACACCGCGCTCGCCGCGGCGGTTGACCGGGTGCGCGAAGGAAAGACGCAACCCTAG
- the glmM gene encoding phosphoglucosamine mutase, translating into MARKFFGTDGIRGRTNAGVMTAATAMKVGQAAGCHFLRGDHRHRVVIGKDTRLSGYMMESALVAGFTSVGMDVIMTGPLPTPAIALLTREMRADLGVMISASHNPYEDNGIKLFGPDGFKLSDADELEIEALLEAEPQLASSEYIGRARRIEDARGRYIHAVKQSVASDIRFDGLKIVVDCANGAAYQVAPSAIWELGAEVVAIGVSPDGTNINRDVGSTSLSALQAKVVEESADIGIALDGDADRLIVVDEKGRAVDGDQLMALIALRMLDKGSLRGGGVVATVMSNLGLERHLQAHGLTLERTKVGDRYVLEHMRARGFNVGGEQSGHMILLDYGTTGDGTVAALRVLASLVRSGKRASELLRQFEPVPQLLKNVRYDGRSPLENTAVKAAIADAEAELAGRGRLVIRPSGTEPLIRVMAEGDDAGQVERVVEGICAAVRAAA; encoded by the coding sequence ATGGCACGCAAATTCTTCGGCACCGACGGGATCAGGGGACGCACCAATGCAGGCGTCATGACGGCCGCGACCGCCATGAAGGTTGGCCAGGCGGCAGGATGTCATTTCCTTCGCGGGGACCACCGGCACCGCGTCGTCATCGGCAAGGACACCCGGCTGTCCGGCTACATGATGGAGAGCGCGCTCGTCGCCGGGTTCACGAGCGTGGGCATGGACGTGATCATGACCGGCCCCCTGCCCACTCCGGCGATCGCCTTGCTCACGCGGGAGATGCGCGCAGACCTGGGGGTGATGATCAGCGCCAGCCACAATCCCTACGAGGACAACGGCATCAAGCTGTTCGGCCCGGACGGCTTCAAGCTGTCCGATGCCGACGAGCTGGAGATCGAAGCATTGCTGGAGGCCGAACCGCAACTCGCGTCGTCGGAGTACATCGGCCGGGCCCGCAGGATCGAGGACGCTCGTGGTCGATACATCCATGCGGTCAAGCAGTCGGTGGCGAGCGACATCCGCTTCGACGGACTGAAGATCGTGGTCGATTGCGCCAACGGCGCCGCCTACCAGGTGGCCCCCAGCGCCATCTGGGAACTGGGCGCGGAAGTCGTCGCCATCGGGGTCAGTCCCGACGGGACCAATATCAACCGCGATGTGGGCTCCACTTCTCTTTCGGCCCTGCAGGCGAAGGTTGTCGAAGAAAGCGCGGACATCGGCATCGCGCTCGACGGCGATGCCGACCGGCTGATCGTGGTCGACGAGAAAGGCCGGGCGGTCGATGGCGACCAGCTCATGGCGCTGATCGCGCTCCGGATGCTCGACAAGGGATCGTTGAGGGGCGGCGGCGTGGTGGCTACCGTCATGTCGAACCTTGGCCTCGAGCGTCATCTCCAGGCTCATGGCCTGACCCTTGAGCGCACGAAGGTGGGCGACCGCTATGTGCTGGAGCACATGCGCGCCCGCGGTTTCAATGTTGGCGGGGAGCAATCCGGGCACATGATCCTGCTCGACTATGGCACCACGGGCGACGGCACCGTCGCCGCGCTCCGCGTCCTGGCGAGCCTCGTGCGGTCGGGCAAACGGGCGAGCGAGCTTCTGCGCCAGTTCGAGCCGGTGCCCCAGCTGCTCAAGAACGTGCGTTACGATGGACGCTCCCCGCTCGAGAATACGGCGGTAAAGGCAGCCATTGCCGATGCAGAAGCCGAGCTTGCCGGTCGCGGCCGCCTCGTGATCCGTCCTTCCGGCACCGAACCCCTCATCCGGGTGATGGCCGAAGGGGACGATGCGGGTCAGGTGGAACGGGTCGTCGAGGGCATCTGCGCTGCGGTGAGGGCGGCGGCCTGA
- a CDS encoding DUF1272 domain-containing protein has product MLEMRPDCERCGADLPAETPGAFICSMECTFCATCSEEMDDRCPNCGGELMDRPTRARKLQAKYPASTERKFKG; this is encoded by the coding sequence ATGCTGGAGATGCGGCCAGACTGCGAGCGGTGCGGGGCGGACCTCCCCGCCGAAACGCCGGGCGCTTTCATTTGCAGCATGGAGTGCACGTTCTGTGCGACGTGCAGCGAAGAGATGGACGACCGCTGCCCTAACTGCGGCGGCGAACTGATGGACCGGCCGACCAGGGCAAGGAAGCTTCAGGCGAAGTACCCCGCTTCGACGGAGCGGAAGTTCAAGGGGTGA
- the thiD gene encoding bifunctional hydroxymethylpyrimidine kinase/phosphomethylpyrimidine kinase produces the protein MTASPPRVLSIAGSDSSGGAGIQADIKTIAMLGGYAMTAITAITAQNTRGVQAVEAMEAGIVAAQIDSCLSDIGADAMKIGMLGSPEIATLVAERLDSFAGAIVFDPVMVATSGGVLADEATIAGFAPLMKIATLVTPNLPELAALTAMPLDDHESIAAAALNLAREHDCAVLAKGGHAEGDRVLDTLVFPDGDFANFGDPRIDTRHTHGTGCTLSSAIATLLAHGQPLTHAVRLARRFVRAAIRQAPGFGEGAGPLGHQAVRQD, from the coding sequence GTGACCGCCTCGCCTCCTCGCGTGCTGTCGATAGCCGGGTCCGACAGTTCGGGCGGCGCCGGCATTCAGGCCGACATCAAGACGATTGCGATGCTTGGCGGGTACGCGATGACCGCCATCACCGCCATCACCGCGCAGAACACCCGCGGAGTTCAGGCGGTCGAGGCGATGGAGGCCGGTATCGTGGCCGCCCAGATCGATTCGTGCCTGTCGGACATCGGCGCAGACGCGATGAAGATCGGCATGCTCGGCTCACCCGAAATCGCCACACTCGTCGCCGAACGACTCGACAGCTTCGCCGGCGCGATCGTGTTCGATCCCGTCATGGTCGCGACCAGCGGCGGCGTTCTGGCTGACGAAGCGACGATTGCCGGGTTTGCCCCGCTGATGAAGATCGCCACCCTGGTGACGCCCAACCTCCCCGAGCTTGCAGCGCTTACCGCGATGCCGCTGGACGATCACGAATCGATCGCCGCGGCCGCGCTCAATCTGGCAAGGGAACACGATTGCGCGGTGCTGGCCAAGGGCGGCCATGCCGAGGGCGACCGCGTCCTCGACACGCTGGTGTTTCCCGACGGCGATTTCGCCAACTTCGGCGACCCGCGCATCGACACACGCCATACGCACGGCACCGGTTGTACCCTGTCGTCGGCGATAGCCACCCTGCTGGCGCACGGCCAGCCGCTCACTCACGCGGTCCGGCTCGCCCGGCGGTTCGTGCGCGCCGCCATCCGCCAGGCACCGGGTTTCGGCGAAGGCGCCGGCCCACTAGGCCACCAGGCGGTTCGCCAAGACTAG
- a CDS encoding LOG family protein, with product MTEKEERDLKRRKFYPAEQEAAFSDKATPDTPQTRDPAYKLAFRDIDFLLREELRPVRFQLELLKPEMLLDEAEVGSTLVMYGSARIPSPDHAETLLKNAAPENRVVAERLAAKAKYYDEAYELARIASSKAIVEDGKRQFVICSGGGPSIMEAANKGAHDAGAESIGLNIVLPHEQAPNQYVTPHLSFQFHYFALRKMHFLLRAKAVAVFPGGFGTFDEFFELLTLIQTGKMKPMPILLFGKDFWSRVINWEAIAEEGTISKADLDLFRWCETAEEAWGHISAFYDIKD from the coding sequence ATGACCGAGAAAGAAGAGCGCGACCTCAAGCGTCGCAAGTTTTACCCTGCCGAACAGGAAGCCGCCTTTTCCGACAAGGCGACGCCCGACACCCCTCAGACCCGCGACCCGGCGTACAAGCTGGCGTTTCGCGACATCGACTTCCTGCTGCGCGAGGAGCTGCGCCCCGTCCGCTTCCAGCTCGAGCTGCTGAAACCCGAAATGCTTCTCGACGAGGCGGAGGTCGGTTCGACCCTGGTCATGTACGGTTCGGCGCGGATCCCTTCGCCCGACCATGCCGAGACCCTGCTCAAGAATGCCGCGCCGGAAAACCGCGTGGTGGCGGAGCGGCTGGCCGCCAAGGCGAAGTATTACGACGAGGCCTATGAGCTTGCCCGGATCGCCAGCAGCAAGGCGATCGTCGAGGACGGCAAGCGCCAGTTCGTGATCTGCTCGGGCGGGGGGCCTTCGATCATGGAGGCCGCGAACAAGGGCGCGCATGACGCGGGCGCCGAATCGATCGGCCTCAACATCGTCTTGCCGCACGAGCAGGCACCCAACCAGTACGTCACCCCGCACCTGTCGTTTCAGTTCCACTATTTCGCGCTGCGCAAGATGCACTTCCTCCTGCGCGCCAAGGCGGTGGCGGTGTTCCCTGGCGGGTTCGGCACATTCGATGAGTTCTTCGAGCTGCTGACACTGATCCAGACCGGCAAGATGAAGCCGATGCCGATCCTGCTCTTCGGGAAGGATTTCTGGAGCCGGGTGATCAACTGGGAAGCAATCGCCGAAGAAGGGACGATCTCGAAGGCCGATCTCGACCTGTTCCGCTGGTGCGAGACTGCGGAGGAAGCCTGGGGGCACATCTCCGCGTTCTACGACATCAAGGACTAG
- a CDS encoding pseudouridine synthase, whose protein sequence is MALIAFNKPFGVLSQFTDARSPTPRPTLSAFIDKAGFYPAGRLDRDSEGLLLLTDDGRLQARLSDPRFKTPKTYLVQVEGEPDDGLLQPLRDGVMLNDGITRPARTDRIDPPDLWPRDPPVRFRKSVPDSWLRLTVAEGRNRQVRRMTAAIGFPTLRLVRWSIGEWNLAGLAPGEWRLL, encoded by the coding sequence ATGGCGCTCATCGCGTTCAACAAGCCGTTCGGGGTCCTTTCGCAGTTCACCGATGCGCGTAGCCCTACGCCGCGCCCGACGCTGTCCGCCTTTATCGACAAAGCCGGTTTCTATCCTGCAGGACGTCTGGACCGGGACAGCGAGGGACTGCTGCTGCTGACGGACGACGGTCGCTTGCAGGCGCGCCTCTCCGATCCGCGGTTCAAGACCCCGAAAACCTATCTGGTCCAGGTGGAGGGCGAGCCGGATGATGGCTTGCTGCAGCCTCTGCGCGACGGCGTGATGCTGAATGACGGGATCACCCGTCCTGCTCGGACTGACCGGATCGACCCGCCCGACCTGTGGCCACGCGATCCGCCGGTACGGTTTCGAAAAAGCGTTCCCGACAGCTGGCTTCGCCTGACCGTTGCCGAGGGGCGCAATCGCCAAGTGCGCAGGATGACGGCTGCAATCGGCTTTCCCACCCTGCGGCTCGTGCGATGGAGTATTGGCGAGTGGAACCTGGCAGGCCTGGCGCCCGGGGAATGGCGCCTGCTTTAA
- a CDS encoding Ppx/GppA phosphatase family protein produces the protein MAAFSPPDKAGRTRQRTGGNRGGPSGKVADFRYKRPSSSEPRKTDASQVARAISAQGAPEVRRQAYAALDLGTNNCRLLIARPSGENFTVIDAFSRVVRLGEGLAGSGRLSDEAMDRALAALHVCADKLRRRNVSLARSVATEACRRAVNGGEFIERVREETGIALDIITAQEEARLAVLGCHVLLEQGHGPAVIFDIGGGSTELVLIEPGERVPRIVDWASVPWGVVSLNDTVASAGDSNAELLDRYARMRMLVSDSFAPFAARVAEAAKAHDIRLLGTSGTVTTLASLHLELPQYDRRAVDGLIVPSVAMRDISQRLSGMAMQERRTLPCIGPDRAELVVAGCAILESILDIWPADKLGVADRGIREGILRGLMAGTPAPGATLL, from the coding sequence ATGGCGGCTTTTTCACCGCCGGACAAAGCAGGAAGGACGCGGCAAAGGACAGGCGGCAACAGGGGCGGACCGTCCGGCAAGGTAGCCGATTTCCGCTACAAGCGCCCCTCGTCTTCCGAACCGCGAAAGACGGACGCGTCGCAGGTGGCGCGCGCAATATCCGCGCAAGGCGCGCCCGAAGTGCGCCGGCAAGCCTATGCCGCGCTTGACCTTGGCACTAACAATTGCCGCCTTCTGATCGCTCGCCCTTCGGGTGAAAACTTCACGGTGATCGACGCCTTCAGCCGCGTCGTCCGGCTCGGCGAGGGTCTCGCCGGGAGTGGCCGCCTGAGCGACGAGGCGATGGACCGCGCGCTGGCTGCGCTGCATGTCTGCGCCGACAAGCTGCGCCGGCGCAACGTATCGCTGGCACGCTCGGTGGCGACAGAGGCGTGCCGCCGCGCCGTGAACGGGGGCGAATTCATCGAGCGGGTGCGCGAGGAAACCGGCATCGCGCTTGATATCATAACTGCGCAGGAAGAAGCCCGCCTCGCGGTGCTCGGATGCCATGTTCTCCTCGAGCAGGGCCATGGTCCGGCGGTGATCTTCGATATCGGCGGCGGTTCGACCGAGCTCGTCCTTATCGAGCCGGGAGAGCGCGTGCCGCGGATCGTCGATTGGGCCAGCGTTCCGTGGGGTGTCGTCTCGCTCAACGATACCGTCGCTTCGGCAGGCGACAGCAACGCGGAATTGCTGGACCGCTACGCGCGCATGCGGATGCTGGTGTCCGACAGTTTCGCTCCTTTCGCGGCGCGCGTCGCCGAAGCCGCCAAGGCCCATGACATCCGCCTGCTCGGAACCAGCGGCACAGTGACCACGCTGGCGAGCCTGCACCTCGAACTGCCGCAGTACGACCGCCGTGCGGTTGACGGGCTCATCGTGCCCTCGGTGGCGATGCGCGATATAAGCCAGCGCCTGTCTGGAATGGCGATGCAGGAGCGCCGCACGCTGCCGTGCATCGGTCCCGACCGGGCAGAGCTGGTGGTCGCAGGATGCGCGATCCTCGAATCGATCCTGGACATCTGGCCCGCGGACAAGCTCGGCGTGGCCGACCGTGGTATCCGCGAAGGAATCCTGCGCGGACTGATGGCAGGAACGCCGGCGCCAGGGGCGACCCTCCTGTGA